One stretch of Motilibacter rhizosphaerae DNA includes these proteins:
- the xerD gene encoding site-specific tyrosine recombinase XerD produces MSVAALVPQQADGPGDEPAAPSAVLRGLLQTYLDHLAVERGVSANTLAAYRRDLRRYLAHLAASGRETLDGVGETDVSGFLAALRRGSATSPPLSAASAARAVVAVRGFHRFALREGAVTDDVARAVRPPTPPKRLPKAIAVEEVTALLDAAVADGGPRGLRDRALLELLYGCGARISEAVGLDVDDLDLDSGAVRLLGKGSKERIVPVGRFAREAVAAYLVRGRPELAAAGRGSAALFLNARGGRLSRQSAWVVLRAAAERAGISAELSPHTLRHSFATHLLDGGADVRVVQELLGHASVSTTQIYTLVTVDRLREVYASAHPRALTR; encoded by the coding sequence GTGTCGGTCGCGGCGCTGGTCCCCCAGCAGGCGGACGGGCCGGGCGATGAGCCCGCGGCCCCCTCGGCCGTCCTGCGCGGGCTGCTGCAGACCTACCTCGACCACCTCGCGGTCGAGCGCGGTGTCTCCGCCAACACCCTCGCGGCCTACCGGCGCGACCTGCGCCGCTACCTCGCCCACCTCGCGGCCAGCGGGCGCGAGACCCTCGACGGCGTCGGGGAGACCGACGTCTCGGGCTTCCTCGCCGCCCTGCGCCGAGGGTCTGCCACCTCCCCGCCGCTGTCCGCCGCGTCCGCCGCGCGGGCGGTCGTCGCCGTCCGCGGCTTCCACCGCTTCGCGCTGCGCGAGGGCGCCGTCACCGACGACGTAGCCCGCGCCGTGCGGCCGCCGACCCCGCCCAAGCGGCTGCCCAAGGCCATCGCCGTCGAGGAGGTCACGGCGCTGCTCGACGCCGCCGTCGCCGACGGCGGCCCGCGCGGGCTGCGCGACCGCGCCCTGCTCGAGCTGCTGTACGGCTGCGGCGCACGCATCTCCGAGGCCGTCGGGCTCGACGTCGACGACCTCGACCTCGACTCCGGCGCCGTCCGGCTGCTCGGCAAGGGCAGCAAGGAGCGGATCGTGCCGGTGGGGCGCTTCGCGCGGGAGGCGGTCGCGGCGTACCTCGTGCGCGGGCGGCCCGAGCTCGCGGCCGCCGGCCGGGGGAGCGCGGCGCTGTTCCTCAACGCGCGAGGTGGGCGGCTCTCCCGGCAGAGCGCGTGGGTGGTGCTGCGGGCGGCTGCGGAGCGCGCCGGCATCAGCGCGGAGCTCTCGCCCCACACGCTGCGCCACTCGTTCGCGACGCACCTGCTCGACGGCGGGGCTGACGTCCGGGTCGTGCAGGAGCTGCTCGGGCACGCCTCCGTGTCGACGACGCAGATCTACACGCTGGTGACGGTCGACCGGCTGCGCGAGGTGTACGCCTCGGCGCACCCGCGCGCGCTCACCCGCTGA
- a CDS encoding CTP synthase: MAGPQPAKHIFVTGGVASSLGKGLTASSLGNLLTRRGLRVTMQKLDPYLNVDPGTMNPFQHGEVFVTDDGAETDLDVGHYERFLDRSLHGSANVTTGQVYSAVIAKERRGEYLGDTVQVIPHITNEIKERILRLGRAGEVDVVITEVGGTVGDIESLPFLEAARQVRHDVGRDNVFFLHVSLVPYIGPSGELKTKPTQHSVAALRSIGIQPDAIVCRSDRPIPQGVKRKISLMCDVDEEAVVAAIDAPSIYDIPKVIHAEGLDAYVVRRLGLAFRDVDWTGWDDLLQRVHQPARTVTVALVGKYVDLPDAYLSVTEALRAGGFAHDCRVDLRWVPADLCDTPEGAAQQLGGVDAVCVPGGFGVRGIEGKLGAIRYAREHRIPTLGLCLGLQCMVIEYARDVAGLEGANSLEFDPEAPHAVVATMADQRDVVAGERDMGGTMRLGLYPAKLAEGSVVREVYGEPYVEERHRHRYEVANAYRQQLEEAGLRFSGTSPDGRLVEFVELPREAHPYFVGTQAHPEFLSRPTRPHPLFAGLVRAALDTREEQLSVELVPEVAGA, translated from the coding sequence TTGGCCGGCCCCCAGCCCGCGAAGCACATCTTCGTCACGGGAGGCGTCGCCTCCTCCCTCGGCAAGGGACTCACCGCCTCCAGCCTCGGCAACCTGCTGACGCGCCGGGGCCTGCGGGTGACGATGCAGAAGCTCGACCCCTACCTCAACGTCGACCCCGGCACGATGAACCCCTTCCAGCACGGCGAGGTGTTCGTCACCGACGACGGCGCGGAGACCGACCTCGACGTCGGGCACTACGAGCGCTTCCTCGACCGCTCGCTGCACGGCTCCGCCAACGTCACGACCGGCCAGGTCTACAGCGCGGTCATCGCGAAGGAGCGCCGCGGCGAGTACCTCGGCGACACGGTCCAGGTCATCCCGCACATCACCAACGAGATCAAGGAGCGCATCCTCCGGCTCGGGCGCGCGGGCGAGGTCGACGTCGTCATCACCGAGGTCGGGGGCACCGTCGGCGACATCGAGTCCCTGCCCTTCCTCGAGGCGGCCCGCCAGGTGCGCCACGACGTCGGCCGCGACAACGTCTTCTTCCTCCACGTCTCGCTCGTGCCCTACATCGGCCCGTCGGGCGAGCTCAAGACCAAGCCGACCCAGCACTCCGTCGCGGCGCTGCGCAGCATCGGCATCCAGCCCGACGCCATCGTCTGCCGCTCCGACCGCCCGATCCCCCAGGGCGTCAAGCGCAAGATCTCGCTGATGTGCGACGTCGACGAGGAGGCCGTGGTCGCGGCCATCGACGCGCCCTCGATCTACGACATCCCGAAGGTGATCCACGCGGAGGGGCTCGACGCGTACGTCGTGCGCCGGCTCGGTCTCGCCTTCCGCGACGTCGACTGGACCGGGTGGGACGACCTGCTCCAGCGCGTCCACCAGCCTGCCCGCACGGTCACGGTCGCCCTGGTCGGCAAGTACGTCGACCTGCCCGACGCGTACCTCTCGGTCACCGAGGCCCTGCGCGCCGGCGGCTTCGCCCACGACTGCCGCGTCGACCTGCGCTGGGTGCCGGCCGACCTCTGCGACACCCCGGAGGGCGCCGCGCAGCAGCTCGGCGGGGTCGACGCCGTCTGCGTGCCCGGCGGGTTCGGCGTGCGCGGCATCGAGGGCAAGCTCGGCGCGATCCGCTACGCCCGCGAGCACCGGATCCCGACGCTCGGGCTCTGCCTCGGCCTGCAGTGCATGGTCATCGAGTACGCGCGCGACGTCGCCGGCCTCGAGGGCGCCAACTCGCTGGAGTTCGACCCCGAGGCGCCGCACGCGGTCGTGGCGACGATGGCCGACCAGCGCGACGTGGTCGCCGGCGAGCGCGACATGGGCGGCACGATGCGCCTCGGGCTCTACCCCGCGAAGCTCGCCGAGGGCAGCGTGGTCCGCGAGGTCTACGGCGAGCCGTACGTCGAGGAGCGGCACCGCCACCGCTACGAGGTCGCGAACGCCTACCGCCAGCAGCTCGAGGAGGCGGGCCTGCGCTTCTCCGGGACCTCACCGGACGGCCGGCTGGTCGAGTTCGTCGAGCTGCCGCGCGAGGCGCACCCGTACTTCGTCGGGACGCAGGCGCACCCGGAGTTCCTCTCCCGCCCGACGCGGCCGCACCCGCTGTTCGCCGGTCTCGTGCGCGCCGCGCTGGACACCCGGGAGGAGCAGCTCTCGGTCGAGCTCGTCCCCGAGGTGGCGGGCGCGTGA
- a CDS encoding NUDIX domain-containing protein encodes MSRPGVDEKATDKRLVRSERVFQGKVWDVRRDTVDLGEGGTVERDVLAHPGAVGVVALDEQERVLLLRQYRHPVGAYLWEPPAGLLDVEGEDPLVSARRELWEETGYRAATWHVLVDFYNSPGGTNESFRCYLARGLERVPESERHQGEGEEVGMELAWLPLDEAVGRVLAGELHNPTGVSGLLAAWAARARGWQDLRAADAPWEWRVRPC; translated from the coding sequence GTGAGCCGCCCCGGCGTCGACGAGAAGGCGACCGACAAGCGGCTCGTCCGCTCGGAGCGGGTCTTCCAGGGCAAGGTCTGGGACGTCCGCCGCGACACCGTCGACCTCGGGGAGGGCGGCACCGTCGAGCGCGACGTCCTCGCGCACCCCGGCGCGGTGGGCGTGGTCGCGCTGGACGAGCAGGAGCGCGTGCTGCTGCTGCGCCAGTACCGCCACCCCGTCGGGGCCTACCTCTGGGAGCCGCCCGCGGGCCTGCTCGACGTCGAGGGCGAGGACCCGCTCGTCAGCGCCCGGCGCGAGCTCTGGGAGGAGACGGGCTACCGCGCGGCGACCTGGCACGTGCTCGTCGACTTCTACAACTCGCCCGGTGGCACGAACGAGTCGTTCCGCTGCTACCTGGCGCGCGGGCTGGAGCGCGTCCCCGAGTCCGAGCGCCACCAGGGCGAGGGCGAGGAGGTCGGCATGGAGCTGGCCTGGCTCCCGCTCGACGAGGCCGTCGGGCGCGTGCTCGCCGGCGAGCTGCACAACCCGACCGGCGTCTCCGGCCTGCTCGCGGCATGGGCGGCCCGCGCCCGCGGCTGGCAGGACCTGCGGGCGGCCGACGCGCCGTGGGAGTGGCGGGTCCGCCCCTGCTGA
- a CDS encoding glycosyltransferase translates to MAEAPLRVRLVLATSTGGVGAHVRALAAHLVAAGDDVCVLGPAQTETRFHFTATGASFTPVEISTSARPVSDALAVRRLRGLLEGADVVHAHGLRAGLVASLALRPGAAPLVVTWHNAVLAEGARRAVVSRMERRVAEHASVVLGVSDDLVERARTLGAADARLAAVAAPPLAGTGRSREDVRDELGAGRSPLVVAVGRLAPQKSFGTLLGAARIWRDRLDRPLTVIAGEGPLRGRLQRQIKDDGLAVRLLGHRDDVPDLLAAADVAVLPSQWEGRPLVVEEALRSGTPLVATAVGGVPAMVGDAGLLVPPGDQGALAAAVISLLDDAGLRSRLRTEGQLRAAGFPSEADTAAAARRLYTELRGTRPDGAGIR, encoded by the coding sequence ATGGCTGAGGCGCCGCTGCGCGTCCGGCTGGTGCTCGCGACCAGCACGGGCGGCGTGGGTGCGCACGTGCGCGCGCTCGCGGCCCACCTGGTGGCCGCGGGTGACGACGTCTGCGTGCTGGGGCCGGCGCAGACGGAGACGCGGTTCCACTTCACCGCCACCGGCGCGTCGTTCACGCCGGTCGAGATCAGCACCTCGGCGCGGCCGGTCTCCGACGCCCTGGCCGTACGCCGGCTGCGCGGCCTGCTCGAGGGCGCCGACGTCGTCCACGCCCACGGGCTGCGCGCGGGCCTCGTCGCCTCGCTCGCCCTGCGCCCCGGCGCGGCGCCGCTGGTCGTGACGTGGCACAACGCCGTGCTGGCGGAGGGTGCGCGGCGGGCCGTGGTCAGCCGGATGGAGCGCCGCGTCGCCGAGCACGCGAGCGTCGTCCTCGGCGTCTCGGACGACCTCGTCGAGCGGGCCCGCACGCTCGGGGCCGCGGACGCCCGGCTCGCCGCGGTCGCAGCGCCCCCGCTGGCGGGGACGGGCCGCTCGCGCGAGGACGTGCGCGACGAGCTCGGCGCGGGCCGGTCGCCGCTCGTGGTCGCCGTCGGGCGCCTCGCGCCGCAGAAGTCGTTCGGCACGCTGCTCGGCGCGGCGCGGATCTGGCGCGACCGGCTCGACCGGCCGCTGACGGTGATCGCGGGCGAGGGGCCGCTGCGCGGCCGGCTGCAGCGCCAGATCAAGGACGACGGGCTGGCGGTGCGCCTGCTGGGCCACCGCGACGACGTGCCCGACCTGCTCGCCGCCGCCGACGTGGCGGTGCTGCCCTCGCAGTGGGAGGGGCGCCCGCTCGTCGTCGAGGAGGCGCTGCGCTCGGGGACCCCGCTCGTCGCCACCGCCGTCGGGGGCGTCCCCGCCATGGTGGGCGACGCGGGGCTGCTCGTGCCCCCCGGCGACCAGGGGGCCCTCGCTGCGGCGGTCATCTCGCTGCTCGACGACGCCGGGCTGCGCAGCCGGCTGCGGACCGAGGGCCAGCTGCGCGCCGCGGGCTTCCCGAGCGAGGCCGACACCGCCGCCGCCGCGCGCCGGCTCTACACCGAGCTGCGAGGCACCCGACCGGACGGAGCCGGCATCCGCTAG
- the murJ gene encoding murein biosynthesis integral membrane protein MurJ, giving the protein MSTAVGRRAGSLVGAAGLIAALTLLSRVVGSGRSLVFAVAVGDTPLGTAYATANQLPNVLFEVAAGGALAGVVVPLLAGPLERGDREEAGAVASALLAWTLVVLVPIALVAALVGPPLLRALFGGEHEQGDAAATMLLAFVPQVPLYGVAVVTAGILQAQRRFLAAAAAPLASSLVVVASYAVFGAVADARSWPGRSLPAGALAVLAGGTTLGVVALALVTAAPALRSTTVPLRPRMRLDPATAARARALALSGVAAVLAQQVLAVVVIVVADLRDPHRALVVHGWAWTLFTLPYAVLAVPLATSAYPALSRHATRGDTVAYAALAARSTRAVVLASGLGVALLAGAAHPLGALFVPTEPWRLAGALLAFAPGLLGFGLLAHLGRALYALHAGRAAGTAAVTGWGTAAALAALLGSLVPRGEVVPAIGAATSAGLLLAGGMLLRALHRAAGPAALAGVGRGTGLSVLAALAGTAAGLLVGSLLPPGAGRAAGAGLAVGAAVAAATAYGAVALLVDRRGARETLEGIRHG; this is encoded by the coding sequence GTGAGCACAGCGGTCGGGCGTCGCGCCGGCAGCCTCGTCGGCGCCGCCGGGCTGATCGCGGCGCTCACGCTGCTGAGCCGCGTGGTCGGCTCCGGCCGCTCGCTGGTCTTCGCCGTCGCGGTGGGGGACACGCCGCTCGGCACCGCGTACGCCACCGCCAACCAGCTGCCCAACGTGCTGTTCGAGGTGGCGGCCGGCGGGGCGCTCGCCGGTGTCGTCGTGCCGCTGCTCGCCGGTCCGCTCGAGCGGGGCGACCGCGAGGAGGCCGGCGCCGTCGCCTCGGCGCTGCTCGCGTGGACGCTCGTCGTGCTCGTCCCGATCGCCCTCGTGGCGGCGCTCGTCGGGCCGCCGCTGCTGCGCGCGCTGTTCGGCGGCGAGCACGAGCAGGGGGACGCCGCGGCGACGATGCTGCTGGCCTTCGTCCCCCAGGTCCCGCTCTACGGCGTCGCGGTCGTCACCGCCGGCATCCTGCAGGCCCAGCGGCGCTTCCTCGCCGCGGCCGCCGCCCCGCTCGCCTCCAGCCTGGTCGTGGTCGCGAGCTACGCCGTCTTCGGCGCGGTCGCCGACGCGCGCAGCTGGCCGGGCCGCTCGCTGCCGGCCGGCGCGCTCGCCGTCCTCGCCGGCGGCACCACGCTCGGGGTCGTCGCCCTCGCGCTGGTCACGGCCGCGCCGGCGCTGCGCTCCACCACCGTGCCGCTGCGCCCCCGAATGCGGCTCGACCCGGCCACCGCCGCCCGCGCCCGCGCGCTCGCCCTCTCCGGCGTCGCGGCCGTCCTGGCCCAGCAGGTGCTCGCGGTCGTCGTCATCGTCGTCGCCGACCTGCGCGACCCGCACCGCGCGCTGGTCGTCCACGGCTGGGCGTGGACGCTGTTCACGCTGCCCTACGCCGTCCTCGCCGTCCCGCTCGCCACCAGCGCGTACCCCGCGCTGAGCAGGCACGCGACCCGCGGCGACACCGTCGCGTACGCCGCGCTGGCCGCCCGCTCCACGCGCGCCGTCGTGCTGGCCTCCGGCCTCGGCGTCGCCCTGCTCGCCGGGGCGGCGCACCCGCTCGGCGCGCTGTTCGTGCCCACGGAACCGTGGCGGCTCGCGGGCGCGCTGCTCGCCTTCGCGCCCGGGCTGCTCGGGTTCGGGCTGCTCGCCCACCTCGGCCGGGCGCTGTACGCGCTGCACGCCGGGCGCGCCGCGGGCACCGCCGCGGTCACGGGCTGGGGGACGGCCGCCGCGCTGGCCGCGCTGCTCGGGTCGCTCGTGCCGAGGGGAGAGGTCGTCCCGGCGATCGGGGCGGCCACCTCCGCGGGGCTCCTCCTCGCCGGCGGGATGCTCCTGCGCGCGCTCCACCGCGCGGCAGGGCCTGCAGCGCTCGCGGGGGTGGGCCGCGGCACGGGGCTGTCCGTGCTCGCCGCGCTGGCGGGAACGGCGGCGGGGCTGCTGGTCGGCAGCCTGCTGCCGCCGGGCGCGGGGCGAGCGGCAGGGGCGGGCCTCGCCGTCGGGGCCGCTGTGGCCGCCGCCACGGCGTACGGTGCCGTTGCCCTCCTCGTCGACCGGCGAGGAGCGCGGGAGACGCTGGAGGGGATCCGTCATGGCTGA